A single Anopheles funestus chromosome 2RL, idAnoFuneDA-416_04, whole genome shotgun sequence DNA region contains:
- the LOC125775176 gene encoding 37 kDa salivary gland allergen Aed a 2-like produces the protein MIIGAALLLSLAHLFVKASQPWNALDPEQTLYAYKRCFEDHLPSGSNRNTYLSEWIDWKLEPNDAITQCYVKCALIGIQIYDEKENAFKPDRIPVQHGAYKSFNQADSKDVSEYQKALAASNPGTGSCIELYNAYIPVHKRFRNVSRKLYHGVADGAAKVYAAMPQIKQIGESYHAYCEKRAWNGKKKFDMQKARNYILTGSPEIKKAIDCIFRGLRYMDDTGLKVDEIVRDFNLINKSELEPEVRSVLAACPAIRAYEFYACLLTSRLREDFKKAFDFHELRSADYGYLVLGKVYEGPEKVKEEMQKLNATARF, from the exons ATGATCATTGGAGCAGCGCTACTATTGAGCCTTGCTCACCTCTTTGTGAAA GCATCACAACCATGGAATGCATTAGATCCAGAACAAACTCTATACGCGTACAAGCGCTGTTTTGAAGATCACCTTCCATCAGGATCAAACAGAAATACTTACCTGTCAGAGTGGATTGACTGGAAGTTAGAACCCAACGATGCTATTACCCAATGCTATGTGAAGTGCGCCCTGATTGGAATCCAAATCTACGATGAGAAGGAAAATGCGTTTAAG CCGGATAGGATTCCTGTTCAGCATGGAGCATACAAATCATTCAACCAGGCCGATTCCAAGGATGTCTCCGAGTATCAGAAAGCCCTGGCCGCTAGCAATCCTGGAACAGGTAGCTGTATCGAGCTGTATAACGCGTATATACCGGTACATAAACGATTCAGGAATGTGTCCCGTAAACTATATCACGGTGTGGCTGACGGTGCTGCTAAAGTTTATGCCGCAATGCCCCAAATCAAGCAGATAGGTGAATCGTACCATGCGTACTGTGAAAAGCGTGCTTGGAATGgtaagaaaaagtttgatatgCAGAAAGCCCGCAATTACATACTTACTGGCAGTCCGGAAATAAAGAAGGCGATCGATTGTATCTTCCGTGGATTGCGATATATGGATGACACTGGGTTGAAG GTTGATGAGATCGTGCGAGATTTTAATCTGATCAACAAGAGTGAACTGGAACCCGAGGTCCGATCAGTGTTGGCAGCCTGTCCTGCAATAAGAGCGTACGAATTTTATGCCTGTTTGCTTACCAGCCGCTTAAGGGAAGACTTCAAGAAGGCGTTCGATTTCCATGAACTTCGTTCTGCGGACTACGGATATCTGGTGCTAGGAAAAGTCTACGAAGGTCCTGAAAAGGTTAAGGAAGAAATGCAGAAACTAAACGCTACCGCACGTTTCTAG
- the LOC125775175 gene encoding 37 kDa salivary gland allergen Aed a 2-like — protein MIIGAVLLSILAHLIVQASQPWKALDPEQTLYVYKRCYEDHLPTGSNRKTYLASWNDWKLEPNDAITQCYAKCVMVGLQLYDEKENAFKSERIPVQHEAYKSLNQADSREVSEYQKSLAASNPGTGSCIELYNAYLPVHNRFVDLSRKLYHGTVEGAARIYAAMPQIKQKGESYHAYCEKRAWNGKKKFDMQKARNYILTGSPEIKKAIDCIFRGLRYMDDTGLKVDEIVRDFNLINKSELEPEVRSVLAACPAIRAYEFYACLLTSRLREDFKKAFDFHELRSADYAYLLRGKVYEGPEKVKEEMQKLNTTVHF, from the exons ATGATCATTGGCGCAGTGCTACTATCAATTCTCGCTCACCTCATTGTGCAA GCATCACAAccatggaaagcattagatCCAGAACAAACCCTGTACGTGTACAAGCGCTGTTATGAAGATCATCTTCCAACAGGATCGAACAGAAAGACTTACCTGGCATCTTGGAATGATTGGAAGTTGGAACCCAATGATGCTATTACCCAATGTTACGCAAAATGTGTTATGGTTGGACTGCAACTCTACGATGAGAAGGAAAATGCGTTTAAG TCCGAGAGGATTCCTGTTCAACATGAAGCGTACAAATCGCTAAACCAGGCCGATTCCAGGGAAGTCTCCGAGTATCAGAAATCCCTGGCCGCTAGCAATCCAGGAACAGGGAGCTGTATCGAGCTGTACAACGCATATTTACCAGTACATAATCGATTCGTGGATTTGTCCCGTAAACTATATCACGGTACGGTGGAAGGTGCTGCTAGAATTTATGCCGCAATGCCCCAAATCAAGCAGAAAGGTGAATCGTACCATGCATACTGTGAAAAGCGTGCTtggaatgggaagaaaaagtttgatatgCAGAAAGCCCGCAATTACATACTTACTGGCAGTCCGGAAATAAAGAAGGCGATCGATTGTATCTTCCGTGGATTGCGATATATGGATGATACTGGTTTGAAG GTTGATGAGATCGTACGAGATTTTAATCTGATCAACAAGAGTGAACTGGAACCCGAGGTTCGATCAGTGTTGGCAGCCTGTCCTGCAATAAGGGCGTACGAATTTTATGCCTGTTTGCTTACCAGCCGCTTAAGGGAAGACTTCAAGAAGGCGTTCGATTTCCATGAACTTCGTTCTGCGGACTACGCATATCTGCTGCGGGGAAAAGTCTACGAAGGTCCCGAAAAAGTTAAGGAGGAAATGCAGAAACTAAACACTACCGTGCATTTCTAG